The Penaeus chinensis breed Huanghai No. 1 chromosome 16, ASM1920278v2, whole genome shotgun sequence genome window below encodes:
- the LOC125033402 gene encoding histidine--tRNA ligase-like isoform X3: MAEKIDEQLSNLVKNNLNMEKKEAPKNAGEQKKGGQNSKGKGGKFVLKTPKGTRDYNPSEMAVRRKVFNTIYSVFHMHGAVEIETPVFELKEVLTGKYGEDSKLIYDLEDQGGEILSLRYDLTVPFARYVAMNKITNIKRYHVARVYRRDNPAMTRGRYREFYQCDFDIAGQYEAMLPDAECVQLVHQVLSKLDLGEYTIKINHRKILDGVFGACGVPAEKFRPICSAVDKLDKSPWEEVRKEMVDEKGLDPSIADTIGEYVKLSGREDLIEKLENDDRLKDSAAAQAGFADLKLLFQYSKALGCDTFLVFDMGLARGLDYYTGVIYEAVLKAGQEGGEEGTVGSVAGGGRYDQLVGMFDPKKKTVPCVGVSFGIERLFAIQERKDKAQTDKIRATQTEVFVASACKGMLMERLKLLGTLHEAGINAESSYKNNPKLLNQLQYAEDNGIPMVVLIGESEVQEGVVKVRNTSSREEVTIKRDELTSVIKQRLSVSP; this comes from the exons AAGAAAGGAGGCCAAAATAGTAAGGGAAAGGGTGGAAAATTTGTCCTTAAAACCCCAAAGGGCACCAGGGATTATAACCCCTCTGAGATGGCAGTAAGGAGAAAG GTGTTTAATACTATATATTCAGTGTTCCATATGCATGGTGCAGTTGAAATTGAGACCCCGGTATTTGAACTAAAG GAAGTACTTACTGGAAAATATGGAGAAGATTCAAAGCTCATTTATGACTTGGAGGACCAGGGTGGTGAGATCCTTTCTCTGAGGTATGACTTGACTGTGCCCTTTGCCCGCTATGTTGCCATGAACAAAATCACAAACATCAAGCGGTACCACGTTGCCAGAGTATACCGCAGGGACAACCCAGCAATGACCAGAG GTCGCTACAGAGAATTCTACCAGTGTGATTTCGACATTGCTGGCCAGTATGAGGCCATGCTTCCTGATGCAGAGTGTGTGCAACTTGTCCACCAAGTTCTTTCCAAACTTGATCTAGGGGAATATACTATTAAG ATCAACCACAGAAAGATCCTGGATGGAGTCTTTGGGGCATGTGGTGTTCCAGCAGAGAAGTTCCGTCCAATTTGCTCAGCTGTGGACAAGCTGGACAAGTCACCCTGGGAGGAAGTACGAAAGGAGATGGTCGATGAGAAGGGTTTGGACCCAAGCATAGCAGATACAATTGGGGAGTATGTCAAGCTCTCTGGCAGGGAAGACCTGATTGAAAAACTGGAGAACGACGACAGGCTTAAGGACTCTGCCGCTGCACAG GCTGGATTTGCAGACCTAAAGCTCCTGTTCCAGTACAGCAAAGCCCTAGGGTGCGACACCTTTCTGGTATTTGACATGGGCCTGGCTCGTGGGCTCGACTACTACACTGGAGTGATCTATGAGGCTGTCTTGAAAGCAGGgcaggaaggtggggaggagggaacagTTGGCAGTGTTGCAGGAGGAGGCCGCTATGATCAGCTAGTTGGCATGTTTGACCCCAAGAAAAAGACCGTGCCCTGTGTTGGTGTCAGCTTTGGTATTGAAAGACTTTTTGCCATCCAGGAACGAAAGGATAAAGCTCAGACAGATAAG ATTCGGGCAACTCAGACAGAAGTATTTGTGGCATCTGCATGTAAAGGAATGTTGATGGAAAGATTGAAGTTGTTAGGCACTCTGCACGAAGCAGGAATAAACGCTGAAAGCAGCTACAAGAACAATCCTAAACTTCTCAATCAGCTGCAG TATGCTGAAGACAACGGAATTCCAATGGTCGTGCTAATAGGAGAGTCAGAAGTCCAAGAAGGAGTGGTTAAAGTGCGCAACACAAGTAGCAGAGAGGAAGTTACTATTAAGAGGGATGAATTGACATCCGTTATTAAACAGAGATTATCAGTTAGTCCTTGA
- the LOC125033402 gene encoding histidine--tRNA ligase-like isoform X4 produces MGIDEQLSNLVKNNLNMEKKEAPKNAGEQKKGGQNSKGKGGKFVLKTPKGTRDYNPSEMAVRRKVFNTIYSVFHMHGAVEIETPVFELKEVLTGKYGEDSKLIYDLEDQGGEILSLRYDLTVPFARYVAMNKITNIKRYHVARVYRRDNPAMTRGRYREFYQCDFDIAGQYEAMLPDAECVQLVHQVLSKLDLGEYTIKINHRKILDGVFGACGVPAEKFRPICSAVDKLDKSPWEEVRKEMVDEKGLDPSIADTIGEYVKLSGREDLIEKLENDDRLKDSAAAQAGFADLKLLFQYSKALGCDTFLVFDMGLARGLDYYTGVIYEAVLKAGQEGGEEGTVGSVAGGGRYDQLVGMFDPKKKTVPCVGVSFGIERLFAIQERKDKAQTDKIRATQTEVFVASACKGMLMERLKLLGTLHEAGINAESSYKNNPKLLNQLQYAEDNGIPMVVLIGESEVQEGVVKVRNTSSREEVTIKRDELTSVIKQRLSVSP; encoded by the exons AAGAAAGGAGGCCAAAATAGTAAGGGAAAGGGTGGAAAATTTGTCCTTAAAACCCCAAAGGGCACCAGGGATTATAACCCCTCTGAGATGGCAGTAAGGAGAAAG GTGTTTAATACTATATATTCAGTGTTCCATATGCATGGTGCAGTTGAAATTGAGACCCCGGTATTTGAACTAAAG GAAGTACTTACTGGAAAATATGGAGAAGATTCAAAGCTCATTTATGACTTGGAGGACCAGGGTGGTGAGATCCTTTCTCTGAGGTATGACTTGACTGTGCCCTTTGCCCGCTATGTTGCCATGAACAAAATCACAAACATCAAGCGGTACCACGTTGCCAGAGTATACCGCAGGGACAACCCAGCAATGACCAGAG GTCGCTACAGAGAATTCTACCAGTGTGATTTCGACATTGCTGGCCAGTATGAGGCCATGCTTCCTGATGCAGAGTGTGTGCAACTTGTCCACCAAGTTCTTTCCAAACTTGATCTAGGGGAATATACTATTAAG ATCAACCACAGAAAGATCCTGGATGGAGTCTTTGGGGCATGTGGTGTTCCAGCAGAGAAGTTCCGTCCAATTTGCTCAGCTGTGGACAAGCTGGACAAGTCACCCTGGGAGGAAGTACGAAAGGAGATGGTCGATGAGAAGGGTTTGGACCCAAGCATAGCAGATACAATTGGGGAGTATGTCAAGCTCTCTGGCAGGGAAGACCTGATTGAAAAACTGGAGAACGACGACAGGCTTAAGGACTCTGCCGCTGCACAG GCTGGATTTGCAGACCTAAAGCTCCTGTTCCAGTACAGCAAAGCCCTAGGGTGCGACACCTTTCTGGTATTTGACATGGGCCTGGCTCGTGGGCTCGACTACTACACTGGAGTGATCTATGAGGCTGTCTTGAAAGCAGGgcaggaaggtggggaggagggaacagTTGGCAGTGTTGCAGGAGGAGGCCGCTATGATCAGCTAGTTGGCATGTTTGACCCCAAGAAAAAGACCGTGCCCTGTGTTGGTGTCAGCTTTGGTATTGAAAGACTTTTTGCCATCCAGGAACGAAAGGATAAAGCTCAGACAGATAAG ATTCGGGCAACTCAGACAGAAGTATTTGTGGCATCTGCATGTAAAGGAATGTTGATGGAAAGATTGAAGTTGTTAGGCACTCTGCACGAAGCAGGAATAAACGCTGAAAGCAGCTACAAGAACAATCCTAAACTTCTCAATCAGCTGCAG TATGCTGAAGACAACGGAATTCCAATGGTCGTGCTAATAGGAGAGTCAGAAGTCCAAGAAGGAGTGGTTAAAGTGCGCAACACAAGTAGCAGAGAGGAAGTTACTATTAAGAGGGATGAATTGACATCCGTTATTAAACAGAGATTATCAGTTAGTCCTTGA
- the LOC125033546 gene encoding uncharacterized protein C1orf50 homolog isoform X1, which translates to MALNRLQDAPQTQGSDAEASTVVNLVETDSTPGGVQLVNPYRTNKVDCMDLVQLAQEIQKADKFVHANVSNKLQVIAEQVRFLQDQARRVLEEAKENADLHHVPCNIVKKPGTIYHLYRRSSGQRYLSLLSPQEWGSTCPHEFLGSYRLEHDHSWTPEHKMEARSNDQQMINKILTCSNTLSITMGDKSNI; encoded by the exons ATGGCACTGAACAGGCTCCAAGATGCTCCACAGACCCAAG GTTCTGATGCAGAAGCATCAACAGTGG TGAACCTAGTGGAGACAGACTCAACACCAGGGGGTGTCCAGCTGGTCAACCCTTACAGGACCAACAAAGTGGATTGCATGGACTTGGTTCAGCTTGCACAAGAAATCCAGAAG GCAGACAAATTTGTTCATGCCAATGTGAGCAACAAGCTCCAAGTCATAGCTGAACAAGTGAGATTCCTTCAAGATCAGGCCCGAAGAGTCCTGGAAGAAGCTAAAGAAAATGCTGACCTTCACCATGTGCCTTGCAACATTGTCAAGAAACCAGGAACAATCTACCACCTCTATAGAAGGTCATCAGGACAGAGATACTTGTCGCTGCTGAGCCCACAG GAGTGGGGTAGCACCTGCCCCCATGAGTTCTTGGGAAGTTACCGCCTTGAGCATGATCATTCTTGGACCCCAGAACACAAAATGGAAGCCAGATCCAATGACCAGCAAATGATCAACAAGATCCTGACCTGCTCTAATACCTTATCAATAACCATGGGAGATAAATCAAACATTTGA
- the LOC125033546 gene encoding uncharacterized protein C1orf50 homolog isoform X2 has product MALNRLQDAPQTQVNLVETDSTPGGVQLVNPYRTNKVDCMDLVQLAQEIQKADKFVHANVSNKLQVIAEQVRFLQDQARRVLEEAKENADLHHVPCNIVKKPGTIYHLYRRSSGQRYLSLLSPQEWGSTCPHEFLGSYRLEHDHSWTPEHKMEARSNDQQMINKILTCSNTLSITMGDKSNI; this is encoded by the exons ATGGCACTGAACAGGCTCCAAGATGCTCCACAGACCCAAG TGAACCTAGTGGAGACAGACTCAACACCAGGGGGTGTCCAGCTGGTCAACCCTTACAGGACCAACAAAGTGGATTGCATGGACTTGGTTCAGCTTGCACAAGAAATCCAGAAG GCAGACAAATTTGTTCATGCCAATGTGAGCAACAAGCTCCAAGTCATAGCTGAACAAGTGAGATTCCTTCAAGATCAGGCCCGAAGAGTCCTGGAAGAAGCTAAAGAAAATGCTGACCTTCACCATGTGCCTTGCAACATTGTCAAGAAACCAGGAACAATCTACCACCTCTATAGAAGGTCATCAGGACAGAGATACTTGTCGCTGCTGAGCCCACAG GAGTGGGGTAGCACCTGCCCCCATGAGTTCTTGGGAAGTTACCGCCTTGAGCATGATCATTCTTGGACCCCAGAACACAAAATGGAAGCCAGATCCAATGACCAGCAAATGATCAACAAGATCCTGACCTGCTCTAATACCTTATCAATAACCATGGGAGATAAATCAAACATTTGA